A genomic stretch from Desulfolutivibrio sulfodismutans DSM 3696 includes:
- a CDS encoding sensor histidine kinase, which yields MNLPLPVLPVYLVDFFGSALMIVLSFAASRYAFKLMRREPRELLWSYIYMLTLALTAFSVGRSVGHIVRDILVNTGYKEIWESISPISGAINTITFIFISAVTLYYSFVEKGFLLLRQANAKLGEAFEEIRRGRDQAILLERHAISDRMAATLAHETRNPLFTIANFAKSLLRKCDKDEPISSRLQIIVEESHKLEGLIDGILKVKHDLPYLMRRVSVAEVLDGLEKSGRDKAEVARVRLHVSPSPGDIWLQADMESVLVGLGEILANAVEASPKGGVVDIAAEREGDMAVLRIADSGKGIPAAVLPKIFEPCFSTKDYSTGLGLSFAKEILEANHGFVKVESVPERGTTVVVAFPVAASEGDETPAAAGGAEAGR from the coding sequence ATGAACCTGCCGCTCCCCGTACTGCCCGTCTATCTTGTCGATTTTTTCGGGTCGGCGCTGATGATTGTTCTGTCTTTCGCCGCAAGCCGGTATGCGTTCAAATTGATGCGCCGGGAGCCACGGGAACTCTTGTGGTCGTATATCTATATGCTCACACTGGCGCTGACGGCGTTTTCCGTGGGCCGGAGTGTCGGGCATATCGTGCGTGATATTCTGGTGAATACGGGGTATAAAGAGATATGGGAGTCCATAAGCCCGATCAGTGGCGCTATCAATACCATAACGTTTATCTTCATTTCGGCGGTGACGCTCTATTATTCATTTGTTGAAAAAGGGTTTTTGTTGCTCCGTCAGGCAAACGCAAAGCTTGGTGAGGCCTTCGAGGAGATTCGTCGGGGCAGGGATCAGGCCATCTTGCTTGAGCGTCACGCCATATCCGACAGGATGGCCGCCACGCTGGCCCATGAAACGCGGAATCCGCTCTTTACCATCGCCAACTTTGCGAAATCGCTGCTCCGAAAGTGTGACAAAGATGAGCCAATCTCCTCGCGACTGCAGATCATCGTCGAGGAGTCGCACAAGCTTGAAGGGTTGATCGACGGTATTTTGAAGGTCAAGCATGACCTGCCGTATCTCATGCGCCGGGTTTCGGTCGCGGAGGTGCTGGACGGGCTGGAAAAAAGCGGCCGGGACAAGGCCGAGGTGGCCCGGGTGCGCCTGCATGTCTCCCCGAGTCCGGGCGACATCTGGTTGCAGGCCGACATGGAGAGCGTCCTGGTCGGGCTTGGCGAGATTTTGGCGAATGCCGTCGAGGCCTCGCCGAAAGGCGGCGTGGTCGACATTGCGGCCGAACGAGAGGGAGACATGGCGGTCTTGCGCATAGCGGATAGCGGGAAGGGAATTCCGGCGGCCGTGTTGCCGAAAATTTTCGAACCGTGTTTCAGCACCAAGGATTATTCCACCGGCCTGGGACTGTCGTTTGCCAAGGAAATCCTTGAAGCGAATCATGGGTTTGTCAAGGTGGAGTCGGTTCCGGAAAGGGGAACCACAGTGGTCGTGGCCTTCCCCGTGGCGGCATCCGAAGGCGACGAAACGCCTGCGGCCGCTGGCGGCGCTGAGGCTGGTCGGTGA